The DNA sequence GCAAATCTTATTACATTAACTTCAGAAAAAATTGCAAATTTAAAATTTAACTCTAAATCTAACAACTCTTTTAAAATATTTTTATTCCAATTCTCTTCATCAATAAGAAGATAAAATTTTTCATTTTTCTCTATTTTTTTTAAATCAAACTCATTTTCCCCAAATATTTTTACATCATAAAAGAATTCAATATCCTCTATAAATATATTTTTATCATTAGATAATATAATTATTTTACTCATATAACGATTACTCCCCCACTAATAATATGATTCTACTTCACTACTATATTTCCCATTTTCACTATATACGTTTAAAGGTGTTTCTATTGCTATATTTTTTTTTCGATTTTTTATTGCTTCTAACATAAATAATTCAGCGTTTTTATCTACTTTAGTATGAATGAATCTTAATCTTTTTATATGAAAATTATGTTTTGTAATAACGTTTACTAATTCTTGAAATCTTTTACTCCTATAAATAATATTAAAACTTCCACCATCTTTCAATACTTTATTTGAAGATTCAATTAAAGAATTTAAATCTAATTTCAGTTCATGCCTAGAGATTGCTTTTATTAAATTATTACTTACTTTTCCATTTTTAACTTTCATATATGGCGGATTTGTAACAATCATATCAAACTTTTTTTC is a window from the Haliovirga abyssi genome containing:
- a CDS encoding tRNA1(Val) (adenine(37)-N6)-methyltransferase, coding for MKIYEDETLEELTKFNMKIIQKKNGFRFSLDAVLISNFVKIDNKRKINLLDIGTGTGIIPLLLVNNENINTITGVELQENIASMSKRSVLINKLEDKIKIENIDIKDYEVEKKFDMIVTNPPYMKVKNGKVSNNLIKAISRHELKLDLNSLIESSNKVLKDGGSFNIIYRSKRFQELVNVITKHNFHIKRLRFIHTKVDKNAELFMLEAIKNRKKNIAIETPLNVYSENGKYSSEVESYY